One stretch of Rhizobium rhizoryzae DNA includes these proteins:
- a CDS encoding sensor histidine kinase, whose amino-acid sequence MRVFRNIGGKALQTVDRAARHWLHLVADRDDVRAADVVALRLLALVCLVSLFVLPVLSVLLFSPALALPVAAALMLACLVCVTAAGLVLVRDRTHYNDTAEEALPEFSAFECGPGISFLCDMQGRISRTGGRDRHLLPASRAEPKGLTLAELVHVSDRIGVAQALDRLRQGAESATVEARLEHGLDQQGGRQFLSTILDMTAVFNGDGELSQVYVQMRDQTDAVTLREQVALHSAEAQSANEAKSRFLAAVSHELRTPLNAILGFSDVLIGEYFGKLENDRQREYVGLIRQSGHHLLGVVNAMLDMSRIEAGRYELLTESFELAEVVENCRAMLDLQARNRGVTLAARVPRNLGELVADPRAVQQILINLAGNAIKFTEAGGVVTIDALREGREIKLVVSDTGIGIPAEKISLLGQPFCQIQDGYTRNFEGTGLGLSLVKGLVGLHGGQFTIESRLGEGTVVTVVLPAEGLSMDANAPSHENAARAAVEEAVEFPPRLHAKANVAVTSRQGIAHDRAEAKSA is encoded by the coding sequence GTGCGCGTATTCAGAAACATCGGCGGCAAGGCTCTCCAGACGGTAGACCGTGCGGCCCGGCATTGGCTGCATCTGGTGGCCGATCGCGATGACGTGCGCGCAGCCGATGTGGTCGCGCTCAGGCTTCTGGCGTTGGTGTGCCTGGTCAGTCTCTTCGTTCTGCCTGTTCTTTCGGTCCTGCTGTTCAGCCCAGCACTGGCTCTGCCGGTAGCAGCGGCGCTGATGCTCGCCTGCCTCGTCTGCGTCACCGCGGCGGGCCTGGTGCTCGTGCGCGACCGCACGCATTATAATGACACTGCCGAAGAAGCCCTGCCGGAATTCTCTGCTTTCGAATGTGGACCGGGCATTTCCTTCCTCTGCGATATGCAGGGCAGGATCAGCCGCACCGGTGGCCGCGACCGGCATCTTCTGCCCGCCTCGCGCGCGGAACCAAAGGGCTTGACCCTTGCCGAACTCGTGCATGTTTCGGATCGCATCGGCGTGGCCCAGGCGCTGGATCGCCTGCGCCAGGGTGCCGAGAGCGCTACCGTGGAAGCGCGGTTGGAGCATGGCCTGGATCAGCAGGGCGGTCGCCAGTTCCTGTCCACCATTCTCGATATGACGGCCGTCTTCAATGGCGATGGCGAGTTGAGCCAGGTCTATGTCCAGATGCGCGACCAGACCGATGCGGTGACGCTGCGCGAACAGGTCGCCTTGCATTCGGCAGAGGCACAGTCGGCCAATGAGGCGAAGTCGCGTTTCCTCGCGGCCGTCAGCCATGAACTGCGCACGCCGCTCAACGCCATTCTCGGTTTCTCGGATGTTCTGATCGGCGAGTATTTCGGCAAGCTGGAAAACGATCGCCAGCGGGAATATGTCGGCCTCATCCGCCAGTCCGGTCACCATCTGCTCGGCGTCGTCAACGCCATGCTGGATATGAGCCGTATCGAGGCAGGACGCTATGAACTGCTGACGGAAAGCTTCGAGCTCGCAGAGGTCGTGGAAAACTGCCGTGCCATGCTGGATCTTCAGGCCCGCAATCGCGGTGTCACGCTCGCAGCGCGCGTCCCCCGCAATCTCGGCGAACTGGTGGCCGATCCGCGCGCCGTGCAGCAGATCCTCATTAATCTTGCCGGCAATGCCATCAAGTTCACCGAAGCAGGCGGCGTCGTCACCATCGATGCCCTGCGTGAAGGGCGTGAGATCAAGCTCGTGGTCAGCGATACGGGCATCGGCATTCCGGCGGAAAAGATTTCGCTGCTGGGCCAGCCTTTCTGCCAAATTCAGGATGGTTACACCCGCAACTTCGAAGGCACGGGTCTCGGGCTTTCGCTGGTCAAGGGGCTGGTTGGCCTGCACGGTGGACAATTCACCATTGAAAGTCGCCTGGGCGAAGGAACCGTGGTAACGGTGGTTCTCCCGGCAGAAGGTTTATCGATGGACGCCAACGCGCCATCTCATGAAAATGCCGCCCGGGCTGCGGTAGAAGAAGCCGTCGAATTTCCTCCCCGTTTGCATGCAAAGGCAAATGTGGCTGTAACGAGTAGACAGGGAATTGCGCATGACCGCGCGGAAGCGAAAAGCGCCTGA
- a CDS encoding DUF5330 domain-containing protein, with the protein MWFLFKTSVVFGMGLVVLSYFSTHTPEAGEAGANQLQLTEAISAASGAYSYISSLCTEKPEVCEKGGEAFVALTARAKEGARVAFEFLDKQLAEEKAGQPKLAANAVGNTLGNAAGNPPGNTVTNTVARPDLQPMPPKPDAVVTGTVVPLPLKRPDR; encoded by the coding sequence ATGTGGTTCCTCTTCAAGACGAGTGTGGTTTTCGGCATGGGGCTGGTGGTGCTATCCTACTTCAGCACCCACACGCCCGAAGCCGGTGAAGCCGGAGCGAACCAGCTCCAGCTGACCGAAGCCATCTCGGCAGCGAGCGGCGCCTATAGCTACATCAGTTCGCTCTGCACCGAAAAACCCGAGGTGTGCGAGAAAGGCGGAGAGGCTTTCGTTGCCCTGACCGCTCGCGCAAAGGAAGGTGCCCGCGTTGCCTTCGAATTCCTGGACAAGCAATTGGCGGAAGAGAAAGCGGGACAGCCGAAACTGGCTGCCAATGCAGTTGGCAACACCCTTGGCAACGCCGCTGGCAATCCTCCTGGCAACACCGTGACGAACACGGTTGCCAGACCTGACCTGCAGCCGATGCCGCCGAAACCCGATGCCGTCGTGACCGGAACCGTGGTTCCCCTGCCGCTGAAGCGGCCAGACCGGTAG
- a CDS encoding SufE family protein, producing MTSIDQIIDDFAFLDDWEDRYRYVIELGKALPDLSEDKRTAENKVNGCASQVWLVSHTDGGADPLMTFEGDSDAHIVRGLVAIVLAAYSGKRASEIAATDVIDIFNRIGLVENLSTQRANGLRSMVKRIRDEAARAAA from the coding sequence ATGACCAGCATCGACCAGATCATCGACGATTTTGCGTTCCTGGACGATTGGGAAGATCGCTATCGCTATGTGATCGAACTCGGCAAGGCGCTGCCCGACCTGAGCGAAGACAAGCGGACCGCCGAGAACAAGGTCAACGGCTGTGCCAGCCAGGTGTGGCTCGTCTCGCATACAGACGGGGGCGCCGACCCTCTCATGACATTCGAGGGCGATTCCGACGCGCATATCGTGCGCGGCCTGGTGGCCATCGTTCTTGCCGCCTATTCCGGCAAGCGCGCCTCCGAGATCGCCGCGACCGATGTGATCGACATCTTCAACCGCATCGGTCTGGTGGAGAACCTGTCCACCCAGCGGGCAAACGGACTGCGCTCCATGGTCAAGCGCATTCGCGACGAGGCAGCCCGCGCGGCAGCATGA
- a CDS encoding DUF6456 domain-containing protein — protein MTDGVQLLRLLRTLLAAPDGLAAALGADGLVLTVGQGGNRSFPGTVYDVALSSGLIGWSGSMLQARPEARAYLRRAMAEREEESFATQHRQEVRGEVEIGGERQAVIRNLLESPLGHLRRLKDRTGAPFLPQEAVDAGDRLAADFERGQLQPSITSTWEPRLATRSAGQGGGKQDLSDSAMMARDRLWRAVDAIGPELAGVALDVCCFYKGLEQVERERGWPSRSAKLMLRTALLALARHYAPPPANPRRHQWGAQDYRPAIDR, from the coding sequence ATGACTGATGGCGTTCAGTTGCTCAGGCTATTGCGTACTCTGCTGGCCGCGCCGGATGGGCTTGCTGCGGCGCTTGGTGCAGACGGACTTGTTTTGACTGTAGGGCAGGGCGGAAATCGCAGTTTTCCCGGAACGGTCTACGACGTTGCGCTTTCCTCCGGCCTCATCGGGTGGTCTGGCTCCATGCTCCAGGCGCGACCCGAGGCTCGCGCCTATCTGCGCCGCGCCATGGCTGAACGGGAAGAGGAAAGCTTTGCCACCCAGCACCGGCAGGAGGTGCGCGGCGAGGTGGAGATCGGCGGCGAAAGACAGGCGGTGATCCGCAATCTGCTGGAATCGCCGCTCGGACATCTTCGTCGCCTGAAGGATCGCACCGGCGCACCGTTCCTGCCGCAGGAGGCGGTGGATGCGGGCGACCGGCTGGCCGCGGATTTCGAGCGCGGACAATTGCAGCCCAGCATCACCTCCACTTGGGAGCCTCGACTGGCAACGCGCAGCGCAGGACAGGGTGGCGGCAAGCAGGATCTGTCCGACAGCGCAATGATGGCGCGCGACCGTCTTTGGCGCGCGGTGGACGCCATCGGGCCGGAACTTGCCGGTGTGGCGCTGGATGTCTGCTGCTTCTACAAGGGGCTGGAACAGGTGGAACGCGAACGCGGCTGGCCCAGCCGTTCCGCCAAGCTCATGCTGCGCACAGCGCTTCTGGCGCTTGCCCGTCACTACGCGCCGCCACCGGCCAATCCCCGCCGTCACCAGTGGGGAGCCCAGGACTACCGGCCTGCGATCGATCGCTGA
- a CDS encoding MucR family transcriptional regulator — MTELAAGKAPDFLVELTADIVAAYVSNHVVPVGDLSNLIADVHSALSNTTSPVPQPAAVEKPKPPVPIRKSIEDDYLICLEDGQKFKSLKRHLMTHYNMTPEEYREKWGLPADYPMVAPAYAEARSRLAKEMGLGQRRKRAK; from the coding sequence ATGACTGAACTTGCAGCAGGCAAGGCGCCCGATTTTCTGGTGGAATTGACCGCCGATATCGTGGCTGCCTATGTCAGCAATCATGTCGTGCCGGTGGGTGATCTTTCGAACCTGATCGCCGACGTGCATTCCGCCCTCAGCAACACCACGTCGCCTGTTCCGCAGCCGGCTGCTGTCGAAAAGCCGAAGCCGCCTGTTCCGATCCGCAAGTCGATCGAAGACGACTATCTGATCTGCCTGGAAGACGGCCAGAAGTTCAAGTCGCTGAAGCGCCACCTGATGACGCACTACAACATGACGCCGGAAGAATATCGCGAAAAGTGGGGCCTGCCAGCCGACTATCCGATGGTTGCTCCGGCCTATGCGGAAGCCCGCTCCCGCCTTGCCAAGGAAATGGGCCTCGGCCAGCGCCGCAAGCGCGCCAAGTAA
- the mnhG gene encoding monovalent cation/H(+) antiporter subunit G, whose translation MADLINSLFLLAVGAIVVAGSLFSLIAAIGLNRLPDVFTRMHAASKAGTVGSGLLLLAAGLHAGELSILFRALAGFLFFILTAPISAHLLARAAHEVGYRLHEKTVMDELRRDRPLE comes from the coding sequence ATGGCCGACCTCATCAACTCCCTGTTTTTGCTGGCTGTTGGGGCCATCGTTGTTGCGGGAAGCCTGTTTTCGCTGATCGCGGCAATCGGTCTCAATCGGTTGCCGGATGTGTTCACGCGCATGCATGCAGCCTCGAAGGCGGGAACGGTGGGCTCCGGTCTTCTGCTGCTTGCGGCAGGCCTTCACGCAGGCGAACTGTCCATCCTCTTTCGCGCGCTTGCCGGGTTCCTGTTTTTCATTCTCACGGCGCCCATTTCGGCACATCTTCTGGCCCGCGCCGCGCATGAGGTTGGCTACAGGTTGCATGAAAAAACAGTGATGGACGAATTGCGGCGCGACAGACCTCTTGAATAA
- a CDS encoding cation:proton antiporter gives MMAATLFNFAVWLGLAILSVAFLLTVYRVVKGPTLADRVVALDMLVGIVIGFIAIIAVKTGFTLYIDIAIALGLVGFLATVAFARFILSRQTADEEGDKADGARAETASHTDTRRVR, from the coding sequence ATGATGGCAGCAACTCTGTTCAATTTCGCAGTATGGCTGGGTCTGGCGATCTTGAGTGTCGCCTTTCTTCTGACGGTCTATCGGGTGGTGAAGGGGCCGACGCTTGCCGACCGCGTTGTCGCACTGGATATGCTGGTTGGCATCGTCATCGGCTTCATCGCCATCATTGCGGTGAAAACCGGCTTCACGCTCTATATCGACATCGCGATTGCACTCGGTCTCGTCGGCTTTCTGGCAACGGTTGCCTTCGCCCGCTTCATCCTGTCGCGCCAGACGGCGGACGAAGAGGGCGACAAGGCAGACGGGGCACGGGCAGAAACGGCCTCGCACACTGATACAAGAAGGGTGCGCTGA
- a CDS encoding Na+/H+ antiporter subunit E codes for MTALGLNLLLAVLWIAVSGSATFVNFLFGFLVSALAIGLIREQAEGVSYLRRVRFILSLTILFFKELALSAWKVATLVLRRDMDLKPGIFAFPLTVDRDFEITLLANLITLTPGTLSVDVSEDRRTLYVHAIDCSDPEGTKRDIAEGFERKIMEAFR; via the coding sequence ATGACGGCGCTTGGCCTCAACCTGCTTCTCGCCGTCTTGTGGATTGCCGTCAGCGGCAGCGCCACCTTTGTCAACTTCCTGTTCGGGTTTCTGGTGTCTGCGCTTGCCATCGGCTTGATCCGCGAACAGGCGGAAGGCGTCAGCTATCTGCGGCGTGTTCGCTTCATCCTGTCCTTGACGATCCTCTTCTTCAAGGAACTGGCGCTATCGGCCTGGAAGGTCGCAACCCTCGTCCTGCGGCGGGATATGGACCTGAAGCCCGGCATCTTCGCCTTTCCGCTGACGGTGGATCGCGATTTCGAGATCACGCTGCTTGCCAACCTCATCACGCTGACGCCGGGCACGCTGTCGGTCGATGTGTCGGAGGATCGCCGCACACTCTATGTCCACGCGATTGATTGCTCGGACCCGGAAGGAACGAAGCGGGATATCGCCGAAGGGTTTGAGCGCAAGATCATGGAGGCGTTCCGCTGA
- a CDS encoding Na+/H+ antiporter subunit D, which translates to MASPSSLSVDLSQAFVMAPPGLGEWLVILPPALMITAGALLMMMRHRVDRHGFIAIPALVALVLIDAALLWKVSTGGPVTMMMGRWLPPFGIAFTVDVLGALMALVSALAGLAAGIAALTDISDSGRRYGFFPFLMLLMAGVSGAFLTGDIFNLYVWFEVLLISSFGLLILGSEKQQIDGALKYAVLNLIGTTLFLISVGYLYAIFGTLNMADIALKAREINGAPLMTLSALFILAFAMKAAAFPVNFWLPASYHTPRITVSALFGGLLTKIGIYALLRVMVMLFPVQREELSLVLAIVAVLTMVLSGLGMLAQNDLRRMAGFAVILGIGNMLAGIATGTMVGLSGAVLYALHSILAMTALYLVIGRVKALTGSWTLSAGGGIYSMAPGFAFVSLALFLAVAGLPPFSGLWPKIMLVKASVDIGAWWLAAGILISGFLATIALGRTFLLAYWRPAPESAASVIAGPLTQDRLAAVAILGLAALIVLFGLFPEAPLSLSQQAATGLLDPQSYVRSVFPQGGAQ; encoded by the coding sequence ATGGCCTCTCCATCCTCTTTGTCTGTCGATCTGTCGCAAGCCTTCGTCATGGCTCCTCCGGGCCTTGGCGAGTGGCTCGTCATCCTGCCGCCCGCGCTGATGATCACCGCAGGCGCTCTTCTGATGATGATGCGCCACCGCGTTGATCGCCACGGCTTCATTGCCATCCCGGCGCTTGTGGCTCTGGTGCTCATTGATGCAGCGCTGCTGTGGAAGGTTTCCACCGGCGGTCCTGTAACCATGATGATGGGGCGCTGGCTGCCACCCTTCGGCATCGCCTTCACGGTGGATGTGCTGGGGGCGCTGATGGCGCTTGTCTCAGCCCTTGCGGGCCTGGCGGCGGGTATTGCGGCACTGACGGATATCAGCGATAGCGGCCGCCGCTACGGCTTCTTCCCGTTCCTGATGCTGCTGATGGCCGGCGTTTCCGGCGCCTTCCTGACCGGAGACATCTTCAACCTCTACGTCTGGTTCGAAGTGCTGCTCATCTCGTCCTTCGGTCTGCTGATTCTGGGGTCTGAAAAGCAGCAGATCGATGGTGCGCTGAAATACGCCGTTCTCAACCTGATCGGCACCACGCTGTTCCTCATCTCGGTCGGCTATCTCTATGCCATCTTCGGCACGCTCAACATGGCGGATATCGCGCTGAAGGCGCGGGAGATCAACGGTGCGCCGCTGATGACGCTGTCGGCCCTGTTCATTCTCGCCTTCGCCATGAAGGCGGCGGCCTTCCCGGTCAATTTCTGGCTGCCCGCCTCCTATCACACGCCGCGCATCACGGTGTCGGCGCTTTTCGGCGGGCTGCTGACGAAGATCGGCATCTATGCGCTGCTGCGCGTCATGGTCATGCTGTTTCCGGTGCAGCGGGAAGAGTTGAGTCTCGTGCTGGCGATTGTTGCGGTCCTCACCATGGTCCTGTCCGGACTTGGCATGCTGGCCCAGAACGATCTTCGCCGCATGGCAGGCTTCGCCGTCATCCTCGGCATCGGCAACATGCTGGCAGGCATAGCAACCGGCACCATGGTCGGCCTGTCCGGTGCCGTGCTCTATGCGCTGCATTCCATTCTGGCCATGACTGCGCTCTATCTCGTAATCGGCCGGGTGAAGGCGCTGACCGGTTCCTGGACGCTGTCGGCGGGCGGCGGTATTTATAGCATGGCGCCCGGCTTTGCCTTCGTATCGCTGGCGCTGTTCCTGGCGGTGGCAGGTTTACCGCCATTCTCCGGTCTCTGGCCGAAGATCATGCTGGTCAAGGCATCGGTGGATATCGGTGCCTGGTGGCTCGCGGCGGGCATTCTCATCTCCGGCTTTCTAGCCACCATCGCGCTTGGCCGCACCTTTCTTCTGGCCTACTGGCGGCCTGCTCCGGAGAGCGCTGCCTCTGTTATCGCTGGACCGCTCACGCAGGACCGGCTGGCCGCTGTCGCCATTCTGGGACTGGCGGCTCTCATCGTGCTGTTCGGCCTGTTTCCCGAAGCGCCATTGTCCCTGTCGCAACAGGCAGCGACCGGTCTACTCGACCCTCAGTCATATGTCCGTTCGGTCTTCCCGCAAGGAGGTGCGCAATGA
- a CDS encoding Na+/H+ antiporter subunit C yields METLFAVLVGILFSAAIYLMLSKQSVRVLLGIALLGNAVNLLLFTSGRLTREVPPIIAAGLDALPGNTANPLPQALILTAIVISFSFFAFLLVLTYRAFQELGTDNTDEMRLAEPKNEPMPPTGY; encoded by the coding sequence ATGGAAACACTCTTCGCGGTACTTGTCGGCATCCTGTTTTCCGCTGCCATCTATCTCATGCTGTCAAAGCAGTCCGTGCGCGTGCTGCTTGGCATCGCGCTGCTCGGCAATGCGGTCAATCTGCTGCTGTTCACCTCGGGCAGGCTGACGCGGGAAGTGCCGCCCATCATTGCAGCGGGGCTGGATGCGCTGCCGGGTAACACGGCCAATCCGTTGCCGCAGGCGCTCATCCTCACGGCCATCGTGATTTCCTTTTCCTTCTTCGCCTTCCTGCTGGTGTTGACCTACCGCGCCTTTCAGGAACTCGGCACGGACAATACAGACGAGATGCGTCTGGCCGAACCGAAGAACGAACCCATGCCACCAACCGGTTATTGA
- a CDS encoding Na+/H+ antiporter subunit B codes for MNTLIFRTVAPFLTALMIVFSIFVLLRGHNEPGGGFIGGLIAASAFAIYGIAYGVAAVRRALWFHPLSIAGAGLMLAVVSGLISAFAGVPFMTGLWIYPHLFGVEVPLATVMSFDIGVYLVVVGSITSIALALEEKDDA; via the coding sequence ATGAACACGCTGATTTTCCGCACTGTCGCCCCATTCCTGACGGCGCTGATGATTGTGTTTTCGATCTTCGTGCTTCTGCGCGGCCATAACGAACCGGGCGGCGGCTTCATCGGCGGGCTCATCGCGGCATCGGCTTTCGCGATCTACGGCATCGCCTATGGCGTGGCGGCGGTGCGTCGCGCGCTGTGGTTCCATCCGCTGTCGATAGCCGGGGCAGGGCTGATGCTTGCGGTCGTCTCGGGCCTTATTTCGGCTTTCGCTGGCGTGCCCTTCATGACGGGTCTGTGGATCTATCCGCATCTCTTCGGCGTGGAAGTGCCGCTCGCCACCGTCATGTCCTTCGATATCGGCGTCTATCTCGTCGTCGTCGGGTCCATCACCTCCATTGCGCTTGCTCTGGAAGAAAAGGATGATGCGTGA
- a CDS encoding putative monovalent cation/H+ antiporter subunit A yields MITLFCLLLPLLAAVVASPLTRKFGHNSAWILALAPACSFFYFASHLPEIANGEVVTGGYAWVPSLNLSFSWFIDGLSLTFALLITGIGTLIVLYAGGYMKGHPQQGRFFAFILLFMGSMLGVVVSDSFLMLFVYWELTSITSFLLIGFDHTREAARRSALQALVITGGGGLLLLAGLLFLWNISGITQLSLLIHGGDLVRESPFYLAALLLILGGCFTKSAQFPFHAWLPNAMEAPTPVSAYLHSATMVKAGVYLLMRLNPVLGQTPAWEILLPFFGGITLIVGTFLSLRQTDLKLMLAYTTMASLGLLVMLTGFDTEHAISAAVLYLVAHSLFKGALFMVAGIVDHEAGTRDVTRLGGLRSAMPITFGAALLAALSMGGLPLFFGFLAKEEIYYALAGGNPRAILFTAVAVVGNALMFAIAFAVALKPFLGKPVKTPKHAHEGPVLLWLGPVVLAGLGLLAGLFSSTAHRFISSPMASAIEDKPVQVTMSTVPHLGVPLLLSVVTVALGALVFWRLAQARLLMTKFIDALGPGPDRAFDAFIAGLVKFSAAVTRFVQPGRMDVYVTATFVLVAVTLLVPPIVYGELPALPAWPADVMLHEWVFLAIAAIGVVAVLTASNRLTAIVALGIQGFAVAVLFLLFGAPDLSFTQFMVETLSVVILALVMARLRLMPSDHRPLLQRLGDGTVAVACGLGFMLLLLKATQGTFNNSLTEFFNAYSKVIAHGANVVNVIIVDFRGTDTLGEIAVVMITGLAILALIRIRTGSSTLKPRDNDPDAPEGEGA; encoded by the coding sequence GTGATCACCCTGTTTTGTCTCCTGCTTCCCTTGCTAGCCGCCGTCGTTGCTTCGCCATTGACCCGGAAGTTCGGACACAATTCTGCGTGGATTCTGGCGCTGGCGCCCGCCTGTTCGTTTTTCTACTTCGCCTCCCATCTGCCGGAGATAGCCAATGGTGAGGTCGTCACGGGTGGCTATGCCTGGGTGCCGAGCCTCAACCTGTCCTTTTCGTGGTTCATCGATGGGCTTTCGCTCACCTTCGCGCTGCTGATCACCGGCATCGGCACGCTGATCGTGCTCTATGCGGGCGGTTACATGAAGGGCCATCCGCAGCAGGGGCGCTTCTTTGCCTTCATCCTGCTGTTCATGGGCTCCATGCTGGGCGTGGTCGTGTCGGATAGCTTCCTCATGCTGTTCGTCTATTGGGAGCTGACATCGATCACCTCCTTCCTGCTGATCGGCTTTGATCACACGCGGGAAGCAGCACGGCGTTCGGCCCTGCAGGCGCTGGTCATCACTGGCGGCGGCGGTCTTCTGCTGCTGGCGGGCCTGCTGTTTCTCTGGAACATCAGCGGCATTACCCAGCTGTCGCTCCTCATCCATGGCGGTGATCTGGTGCGCGAAAGCCCGTTTTATCTCGCGGCACTGCTGCTCATTCTGGGCGGCTGCTTCACGAAGTCGGCGCAGTTTCCGTTTCACGCCTGGCTTCCCAATGCCATGGAAGCGCCAACACCGGTTTCCGCCTATCTGCATTCGGCAACCATGGTGAAGGCGGGTGTCTATCTTCTGATGCGGCTCAACCCGGTTCTGGGGCAAACACCCGCCTGGGAAATCCTCTTGCCCTTCTTCGGCGGTATCACGCTGATTGTGGGAACCTTCCTGTCGCTGCGGCAGACGGATCTGAAGCTGATGCTGGCCTATACAACCATGGCCTCGCTCGGCCTTCTGGTCATGCTGACGGGCTTTGATACGGAGCATGCCATTTCCGCCGCCGTGCTGTATCTCGTGGCGCATTCCCTGTTCAAGGGCGCGTTGTTCATGGTGGCGGGTATTGTCGATCACGAGGCAGGCACACGCGATGTCACGCGGCTTGGCGGTCTGCGCTCGGCCATGCCCATTACCTTTGGAGCCGCGCTTCTGGCTGCCCTTTCCATGGGTGGTCTGCCGCTGTTCTTCGGCTTTCTCGCCAAGGAAGAGATCTACTACGCACTTGCGGGCGGCAATCCTCGCGCCATCCTGTTCACCGCTGTTGCCGTTGTCGGCAATGCCCTGATGTTTGCCATTGCCTTCGCCGTGGCGCTGAAACCCTTCCTCGGCAAGCCGGTGAAGACGCCGAAGCACGCGCATGAGGGTCCGGTTCTGCTGTGGCTTGGCCCGGTCGTGCTGGCGGGCCTTGGCCTTCTCGCGGGCCTGTTTTCCTCAACCGCCCATCGCTTCATTTCGTCACCCATGGCCAGCGCCATTGAGGACAAGCCGGTTCAGGTGACGATGTCCACCGTGCCGCATCTGGGCGTGCCGCTTCTGCTCTCCGTCGTCACCGTGGCGCTCGGCGCACTCGTCTTCTGGCGGCTGGCTCAGGCGCGCTTGCTGATGACGAAATTCATCGATGCGCTGGGACCGGGACCGGACCGCGCGTTCGATGCCTTCATTGCCGGTCTGGTGAAATTCTCCGCGGCCGTCACCCGTTTCGTGCAGCCGGGGCGGATGGATGTCTACGTGACGGCCACCTTCGTTCTGGTTGCCGTAACCCTCCTTGTTCCGCCCATCGTCTATGGCGAGCTTCCGGCGCTGCCGGCATGGCCTGCCGATGTCATGCTGCATGAATGGGTCTTTCTTGCCATTGCCGCCATCGGTGTCGTTGCCGTGCTCACGGCCAGCAACCGCCTCACGGCCATCGTCGCGCTCGGCATTCAGGGCTTTGCCGTCGCCGTTCTCTTCCTGCTGTTTGGTGCGCCGGATCTCTCCTTCACCCAGTTCATGGTCGAAACGCTGTCCGTCGTCATTCTTGCGCTGGTCATGGCGCGGTTGCGGCTGATGCCCTCCGATCATCGCCCGCTCCTTCAGAGGCTGGGGGATGGGACGGTCGCCGTCGCCTGCGGTCTGGGCTTCATGCTGTTGTTGCTGAAGGCAACGCAAGGCACGTTCAACAACAGCCTGACGGAATTCTTCAACGCCTATTCCAAGGTCATCGCCCACGGCGCCAATGTGGTTAACGTCATCATCGTCGATTTCCGCGGCACGGATACGCTGGGTGAAATCGCGGTGGTCATGATCACCGGCCTTGCCATCCTGGCGCTGATCCGCATCCGCACCGGTTCCTCCACCCTCAAGCCGCGCGACAACGATCCCGATGCACCGGAAGGAGAAGGCGCATGA
- the msrB gene encoding peptide-methionine (R)-S-oxide reductase MsrB, whose translation MSDVKTKVEKSDAEWREQLTPEQYRILRQQGTERAFTGPYWNSKDTGLYRCAGCDEPLFLSDTKFDSGCGWPSYFEPVKPDAVRELRDTSHGMVRIEIRCASCDGHLGHVFPDGPPPTGLRYCINGHSMVFEPV comes from the coding sequence ATGAGCGACGTCAAGACGAAAGTCGAAAAGAGCGATGCCGAATGGCGCGAGCAGCTGACGCCCGAGCAATATCGCATTCTGCGGCAGCAGGGTACAGAACGCGCCTTTACCGGCCCCTACTGGAATTCCAAGGACACGGGACTTTATCGCTGCGCCGGGTGTGATGAGCCGCTATTTCTCTCCGATACAAAGTTTGATTCCGGCTGCGGCTGGCCGAGCTATTTCGAGCCGGTGAAGCCCGATGCCGTGCGTGAACTGCGCGACACCTCGCATGGCATGGTGCGGATCGAGATCCGCTGCGCATCTTGCGACGGGCACCTCGGCCATGTCTTCCCCGATGGTCCGCCACCGACCGGCCTGCGCTACTGCATCAACGGCCATTCCATGGTGTTCGAGCCGGTGTGA
- a CDS encoding protein kinase — translation MPDYNFWADLLDTWQASSDWIKALTILTPPASLIGILALQLWYRLQVKGLGIGMATGLGTGAIHRPPAAYAPGEPVGEQVLGALIDLRNDLQSGLRSGGTRSLPAPTATQGEDGQSDLKSRLRRIITDEYHRGSSPEEALRRARDILDRQDGD, via the coding sequence ATGCCGGATTACAATTTCTGGGCCGACCTGCTGGATACGTGGCAGGCATCATCCGACTGGATCAAGGCGCTGACAATCCTCACGCCGCCCGCAAGCTTGATTGGCATTCTTGCTCTTCAACTGTGGTATCGTCTTCAGGTCAAAGGCTTGGGCATAGGCATGGCCACAGGCTTGGGCACAGGTGCCATTCATCGACCGCCTGCGGCCTATGCACCGGGGGAGCCAGTTGGCGAGCAGGTGCTCGGCGCATTGATCGATCTGCGCAACGATCTTCAGAGCGGGTTGCGTTCCGGCGGAACTCGCTCTCTTCCCGCGCCTACAGCAACCCAGGGCGAGGACGGACAATCAGACCTGAAATCCCGGCTTCGCCGGATCATCACGGACGAGTATCATCGCGGCAGCAGCCCGGAAGAGGCGCTGCGTCGGGCGCGAGATATCCTTGACCGGCAGGATGGCGATTAA